A genomic segment from Lignipirellula cremea encodes:
- a CDS encoding DUF1552 domain-containing protein: protein MQTRRSLLKGVTLGAGGLALSPFLNHFTRSEADDADARMPMRFVFVVKASGLQAEYINPAGLQHGGDTLVDEPLADRKLADSMLSLEPYRNRLTILQGLSGKMCTFGHSSFYGALGAYKATMQGPPSAATIDGHLSNHVPSVFNHVGLKMGDGSQGVAYPSISAAGKNQQLPFQCNPELAYQNLFGSIAAGGNIRKKYQRTGNVLDAMADDIRGLRRNLPSQGKEKLDHYLSGFETLKDRRLKLISMQEILTKHAPEVTDKYTSKYSTHQLEAHFDMATAALISGITNVVTVHTDDLNSSYQGLGITPKVHSVGHGASSGELSSQDCRNLIRTFHCELIAGMAEKLSQIPEGDGVMLDNTVIVYLSDNSDKHHSSATEWPMFVLGNLGGRLRTNGRYLAWPRYGAAGHHHTIGNLWTTLCHAAGFPLEHFGQPDFALGKPADQSGPLNELLG from the coding sequence ATGCAAACCCGCCGATCTCTTCTCAAAGGCGTCACTCTCGGCGCGGGCGGCCTGGCGCTATCGCCGTTCTTGAATCACTTTACCCGTTCCGAAGCGGACGACGCCGACGCCCGCATGCCAATGCGATTTGTGTTTGTCGTCAAAGCCAGCGGTCTGCAGGCGGAGTACATCAACCCCGCAGGGCTGCAGCACGGCGGCGATACGCTGGTGGACGAGCCGCTGGCCGATCGCAAGCTGGCCGACAGCATGCTTTCGCTGGAACCGTACCGGAACCGTCTCACGATCCTGCAGGGGCTCAGCGGCAAGATGTGCACGTTCGGGCACTCGTCGTTCTATGGGGCGCTGGGCGCCTATAAAGCGACTATGCAGGGACCGCCATCCGCGGCTACGATCGATGGGCATCTGTCCAATCACGTGCCGTCGGTGTTTAACCATGTAGGACTCAAAATGGGGGACGGCAGCCAGGGCGTTGCTTATCCTTCGATCAGCGCGGCCGGCAAGAACCAGCAGTTGCCGTTCCAGTGCAATCCCGAACTGGCGTACCAGAACCTGTTCGGCAGCATTGCCGCCGGCGGGAACATCCGCAAAAAGTACCAGCGCACCGGCAACGTGCTCGACGCCATGGCCGACGATATCCGCGGCCTGCGACGGAACCTGCCGTCCCAGGGAAAAGAGAAGCTCGACCATTACCTGAGCGGCTTTGAAACGCTGAAAGATCGCCGGCTGAAGCTGATCTCCATGCAGGAGATTCTCACGAAGCACGCGCCCGAGGTGACCGACAAGTACACATCCAAGTACAGCACGCACCAGCTGGAAGCCCATTTCGACATGGCGACGGCCGCCCTGATCAGCGGCATTACCAACGTGGTTACCGTGCACACCGACGACCTGAACTCTTCCTACCAGGGACTGGGCATCACGCCCAAGGTGCACTCCGTCGGCCATGGAGCCAGCAGCGGAGAGCTAAGCTCGCAGGACTGCCGCAACCTGATCCGCACCTTCCATTGCGAACTGATCGCCGGCATGGCCGAGAAGCTCAGCCAGATCCCCGAAGGCGACGGCGTGATGCTCGATAACACGGTGATCGTGTACCTGAGCGACAACTCCGACAAGCACCATTCTTCCGCGACCGAATGGCCCATGTTTGTACTGGGGAACCTGGGCGGCCGGTTAAGAACGAACGGACGCTACCTCGCCTGGCCCCGTTACGGGGCGGCCGGACATCATCACACAATCGGCAACTTGTGGACGACGCTTTGCCACGCCGCCGGATTCCCGCTGGAGCACTTCGGCCAGCCCGACTTCGCCCTGGGCAAGCCAGCCGACCAGTCCGGCCCGCTGAACGAATTGCTGGGCTAA
- a CDS encoding DUF1552 domain-containing protein — MHIHRKQQVLPRRTFLKGAGIALGLPLLDAMSTRADSAETAGSLTADETPRRAVFCFFGLGINGRDFTPRDTGPDYTVSPILKPLEPLKRDFTVISGLKLTHSGGHVGDRTFLTGTNTRSAGAQLRVSCDQELAAAIGRQTRFPSLTLGIKRGTGFGGFYDQTLSWSPSGTPIPSENRPHVLFDMLFRQDTADTLDAREAEFVQRTSLLDSLRDEARRLNGALGVDDRRKLDEYLTGIRDLERRMQAEKDWLRKPKPNVASLDFGKEQGLDPDKSGLEYRRYQRFMYDVLALALQTDSTRVVSYLARMDGQDGTGSWRDLGNPYNYHEMTHHGEDPDKLKWFTQSDVWYMEDWAYFLNKLRSIKEGDATLLDHTLVAYGSSGGSINAHHNHHLPTMLAGGSRLGVKHQGHLVKEDVRLGNLWSTVFDRMQTPLPENFQGGEVDGKITELL, encoded by the coding sequence ATGCACATTCATCGGAAGCAGCAGGTTTTACCGCGTCGGACGTTTCTGAAAGGGGCCGGCATTGCGCTGGGGCTGCCGCTACTGGACGCCATGAGCACTCGCGCGGATTCGGCGGAAACGGCCGGTTCGCTCACGGCCGATGAAACGCCGCGGCGGGCTGTGTTCTGCTTTTTCGGGCTCGGCATCAACGGCCGCGACTTTACCCCCAGGGACACCGGCCCGGATTACACGGTGTCGCCCATTTTGAAACCGCTGGAACCGTTGAAACGCGATTTCACCGTAATTTCCGGGCTGAAACTGACGCACTCGGGCGGCCATGTGGGCGACCGCACGTTCTTGACCGGCACCAATACCCGTAGCGCCGGGGCGCAGCTGCGCGTTTCCTGCGACCAGGAACTGGCGGCGGCGATCGGCCGGCAGACTCGCTTTCCTTCGCTCACCCTGGGCATCAAACGGGGGACCGGCTTTGGCGGTTTCTACGACCAGACGCTGTCCTGGAGTCCCAGCGGCACCCCGATCCCTTCGGAGAACCGGCCGCACGTGCTGTTTGATATGCTGTTCCGCCAGGATACGGCCGACACGCTCGACGCGCGGGAAGCCGAGTTTGTGCAGCGGACCAGCCTGCTGGATTCTCTTCGCGATGAAGCTCGGCGGTTAAACGGCGCGCTGGGCGTCGACGACCGTCGCAAGCTGGACGAATACTTGACCGGCATCCGCGATCTGGAACGTCGTATGCAGGCGGAAAAGGACTGGCTCCGCAAGCCGAAGCCGAACGTGGCAAGCCTTGATTTTGGCAAGGAACAGGGACTCGATCCCGACAAATCCGGCCTGGAATACCGCCGGTACCAGCGCTTCATGTACGACGTGCTCGCCCTGGCCCTGCAGACCGATAGCACCCGGGTGGTTTCTTACCTGGCTCGGATGGACGGACAGGACGGCACCGGTTCCTGGCGGGATCTGGGCAATCCGTACAACTACCACGAGATGACCCACCACGGCGAAGACCCGGACAAGCTCAAGTGGTTCACCCAGTCCGATGTCTGGTACATGGAAGACTGGGCCTACTTCCTGAACAAGCTGCGGTCGATCAAAGAAGGGGACGCCACGCTGCTGGATCATACGCTGGTCGCCTACGGCAGCAGCGGCGGGTCGATCAACGCCCACCACAACCATCATCTGCCGACCATGCTGGCCGGCGGCTCCCGGCTGGGCGTCAAACACCAGGGCCACCTGGTCAAGGAAGATGTTCGTCTGGGCAACTTGTGGAGCACCGTGTTCGACCGGATGCAAACGCCCCTGCCGGAAAACTTCCAAGGGGGCGAAGTCGACGGGAAGATCACCGAGCTGCTGTAA
- a CDS encoding DUF1592 domain-containing protein, producing the protein MWKLTVVPLALLLAASAVHADPPANEQPQTARQAAGFAESVQPFLKQHCHSCHGPETAKAGFRIDQLGTDFTLPTVAEHWKEVLDRIHSGEMPPEDQPRPEPRQVALAANWVNQQLREVELAAKQAGGRIPMRRLNRDEYANTIRDLLHLDENIVLPLIEEMPADGLAEGFDRLGAGLFFDQTQIERSLAVASKLAAVAIVTEPPPVNRLENRFQIERARPASEQVAVFPDFEHTIPRGAKTSIVHPTHIEHLQGGPTYRVEYKGWGVICHYAVSRAVTQDGYYRFRIHGKVDNRGRQGPNFYKLQYAMNSPIQVEEQVAVNPSGVTEVVLFLRGPVNGEVKGPQVFNLLWNHTEDAVIREPNYKDLVSQWTRLRSLLERAATKRAPQAEVDALKAERAVVEKKLNAWTGPANIFNPEMDIDKLPRLLLESIEIEGPIQKEWPPASHQSLFFDGDERQDAEYVREIFTRFLPRANRRPVTTAEIDAITAVVVQAQSLNQLSFHQAMRFGLQRVLCAPGFLFLEEPAGEHQQPRPLGDYELASRLSYFLWSTMPDEELLGLAKAGKLQQQGVVAEQVKRMLADPKAGQFVRNFAGQWLSVRDYGSIMPAAEYRDYDSSLERASQQEPLAFFAEVLQHNLPVTSFLDSDFLVINERLARHYGIDGVEGDEFRRVSIQPEDHRGGVLGMAGLMTYLADGTRTLPMRRGSWVLRELLNDPPNSPPPNAGEIQPNTAGKDLTVRQRLELHRSDQICASCHFKLDPYGLALENYDAIGAWRERFNGEGFRGRNGPVLDVSGSFPSGRSFETLEEYKAGLLQDKDKFARALAVKMLTYALGRPVGYADHALVDKLVGDLQQHDYRIQSLIYGIVASEPFRSK; encoded by the coding sequence ATGTGGAAGCTAACCGTCGTTCCCCTGGCCCTGTTGCTGGCGGCTTCCGCCGTCCATGCCGATCCCCCGGCGAATGAGCAGCCGCAGACTGCTCGTCAGGCCGCCGGGTTTGCGGAATCCGTTCAGCCGTTTCTGAAGCAGCATTGTCACAGCTGTCACGGGCCGGAGACCGCCAAGGCCGGCTTCCGGATCGACCAACTGGGGACCGATTTCACTTTGCCGACCGTGGCCGAGCACTGGAAGGAAGTGCTCGATCGGATCCACTCCGGCGAGATGCCCCCGGAGGACCAGCCGCGGCCCGAGCCTCGACAGGTGGCCCTGGCGGCGAACTGGGTGAACCAGCAACTCCGAGAGGTCGAACTGGCGGCGAAGCAGGCCGGCGGCCGGATCCCCATGCGACGCTTGAACCGGGACGAGTACGCAAACACGATTCGCGACCTGCTGCATCTGGATGAAAACATCGTCCTGCCGCTGATTGAAGAGATGCCGGCCGACGGGCTGGCCGAAGGGTTTGATCGACTGGGAGCGGGGCTCTTTTTCGACCAGACGCAGATTGAACGCAGCCTGGCCGTGGCGTCGAAGCTGGCGGCCGTGGCGATCGTCACTGAGCCGCCGCCCGTCAATCGGCTGGAGAACCGGTTCCAGATTGAAAGGGCGCGCCCTGCGTCGGAGCAGGTGGCCGTCTTTCCTGACTTTGAACATACCATCCCCCGCGGCGCCAAAACCTCGATCGTGCATCCCACGCACATTGAGCATCTGCAGGGCGGGCCGACTTATCGCGTGGAGTACAAAGGCTGGGGCGTGATCTGCCATTACGCCGTCTCCCGGGCCGTCACGCAGGACGGCTACTATCGCTTCCGCATCCATGGCAAAGTCGACAACCGCGGCCGACAGGGCCCAAACTTTTACAAGCTGCAGTACGCCATGAACTCGCCGATCCAGGTCGAGGAGCAGGTCGCGGTTAATCCGTCAGGCGTGACCGAAGTGGTGCTGTTCCTGCGCGGCCCCGTCAATGGCGAAGTGAAGGGGCCGCAGGTGTTCAACCTGCTCTGGAACCATACCGAAGACGCCGTGATCCGCGAGCCGAACTACAAGGACCTGGTCTCCCAGTGGACCCGTCTGCGAAGCCTGCTGGAAAGGGCCGCCACCAAAAGAGCCCCGCAAGCCGAGGTCGACGCCCTCAAGGCGGAACGGGCCGTGGTTGAGAAAAAGCTGAACGCCTGGACGGGGCCGGCCAATATCTTCAACCCGGAGATGGACATCGACAAACTGCCGCGGCTGCTACTGGAATCGATTGAAATTGAAGGGCCCATCCAGAAAGAGTGGCCGCCCGCCAGCCATCAAAGCCTCTTTTTCGACGGCGACGAGCGGCAGGATGCGGAGTACGTCCGCGAGATTTTCACCCGCTTTCTGCCCCGCGCTAACCGCCGACCTGTCACCACGGCCGAGATCGACGCGATCACCGCCGTGGTCGTGCAGGCCCAGTCGCTGAACCAGCTGTCCTTCCACCAGGCGATGCGGTTCGGCCTGCAGCGGGTGCTCTGTGCGCCTGGGTTTCTCTTTCTGGAAGAACCGGCCGGCGAGCATCAGCAGCCGCGTCCGCTGGGCGACTACGAGCTGGCTTCACGGCTGTCGTACTTTCTGTGGAGCACCATGCCCGACGAGGAGTTGCTGGGTCTGGCCAAGGCTGGCAAGCTGCAGCAGCAAGGCGTCGTCGCGGAGCAGGTTAAACGGATGCTGGCCGATCCCAAGGCTGGGCAGTTCGTCCGTAACTTTGCCGGCCAGTGGCTGTCGGTCCGCGACTACGGCTCGATCATGCCGGCCGCCGAGTACCGCGACTACGACTCCTCGCTGGAACGGGCGTCGCAACAGGAGCCGCTGGCTTTTTTTGCGGAAGTGCTGCAGCATAATCTGCCGGTGACTTCGTTCCTGGACAGCGACTTCCTGGTGATCAATGAGCGATTGGCCCGGCACTACGGCATCGACGGGGTCGAAGGGGACGAGTTCCGACGGGTCTCGATCCAGCCGGAAGACCATCGCGGCGGGGTGCTGGGGATGGCTGGTTTGATGACCTACCTGGCCGACGGCACGCGTACTTTGCCGATGCGACGAGGATCCTGGGTGCTGCGGGAACTGCTCAACGATCCGCCCAACAGCCCGCCGCCCAATGCGGGTGAAATCCAGCCGAATACGGCTGGCAAGGATCTGACGGTTCGCCAGCGGCTGGAACTGCACCGCAGCGATCAGATATGCGCTTCGTGCCACTTCAAGCTCGACCCTTATGGTCTGGCCCTGGAAAATTACGACGCGATTGGCGCCTGGCGGGAACGCTTCAACGGCGAAGGCTTCCGCGGCCGCAACGGCCCCGTGCTGGATGTCAGCGGCTCGTTCCCCAGCGGCCGCAGTTTCGAAACGCTCGAAGAATACAAAGCAGGCTTGCTGCAGGACAAAGACAAATTCGCCAGGGCGCTCGCCGTCAAAATGCTGACCTACGCCCTGGGACGTCCCGTCGGTTACGCCGACCACGCTCTTGTCGACAAGCTCGTCGGGGACCTGCAGCAGCACGACTACCGCATTCAATCACTCATCTACGGGATCGTGGCCAGCGAACCGTTCCGTTCCAAATAG
- a CDS encoding antibiotic biosynthesis monooxygenase, with amino-acid sequence MATLDKHAPLEGVHCAITLRVRPGRESEFEEVLGRFVQRSLAYPGVEGVHLIRPAPGSTDREYGILRSFASEADSREFYGSEMFQQYKNETLDLVDGEAVIRRLHGLEAFFKGGTQAPPRWKMACVTWLGVYPAVLFWSWLIGGRMALLHPLAATAVMTGCMVVTLAWVVMPFLTRLLRPWLHKA; translated from the coding sequence ATGGCGACCCTCGATAAACATGCGCCCCTGGAGGGCGTGCACTGCGCAATCACCCTTCGCGTTCGTCCCGGCAGGGAGTCTGAGTTTGAAGAAGTGCTGGGGCGGTTTGTGCAACGCTCGCTGGCGTACCCTGGCGTGGAAGGGGTGCATCTGATTCGCCCTGCGCCGGGCAGCACGGACCGCGAATATGGCATTCTCCGCTCCTTTGCCAGTGAGGCCGATAGTCGCGAGTTCTACGGGTCGGAAATGTTCCAGCAGTACAAGAACGAAACGCTCGACCTCGTCGACGGGGAGGCCGTGATCCGGCGACTGCATGGTCTGGAAGCCTTCTTCAAAGGCGGAACCCAGGCTCCGCCGCGCTGGAAAATGGCCTGCGTCACCTGGCTGGGCGTTTACCCGGCCGTCCTCTTCTGGTCCTGGTTGATTGGCGGGCGAATGGCCCTGCTGCACCCGCTGGCGGCCACCGCCGTAATGACCGGCTGCATGGTCGTGACGCTGGCCTGGGTCGTCATGCCTTTCCTGACCCGGTTGCTGCGACCCTGGCTGCACAAGGCGTAG
- a CDS encoding IS4 family transposase: protein MAAKQKRKQKAQKSEQARAAEFDAVFAQLEEIVDLRQADELQPSHAQTIYTSGVVLWLLVLQRLRGGCSMAEAVKALIEQRPDIVPDNKRIEEATLSSSTAAYSRGRSRLSLETVMWLCNAVWRSLVDNAPPTFGGRRVFALDGTTISLGPEWELYDVFPPASNQYGESAWPMAYLVVAHEVESGAALPPEIGAMYGDQAVSETSLIHDHLQRIPADSVILVDTAYGITRVAYEFHTANQRFVVRMKKDRFRRLQKDAELIEQGEDWKTYRGQWTPSRRELRDNPQLPEDFSLPIRLHVFESVHGETIYLATDLTDELDVIADLYSQRWRVETDLSQIKVTLDIENILAKSPEMFRKELMASIVAYNLTIQFRKQAAEQANVPPRRLSFTGVWDVFRIFLLQKTFPDAGAWRTAYARALKYAAREKLPNRPGRSYSRESYKRRSKSSHFKKRSPPWNQPENEPK from the coding sequence ATGGCGGCCAAACAGAAACGTAAGCAGAAAGCACAGAAATCCGAGCAGGCGCGGGCGGCGGAGTTTGACGCCGTGTTTGCCCAGTTGGAAGAGATCGTGGATCTCCGCCAGGCCGATGAGTTGCAGCCCTCCCACGCCCAAACGATTTACACGTCTGGCGTCGTCCTGTGGCTGTTGGTCTTGCAGCGATTGCGCGGCGGTTGCTCGATGGCCGAGGCGGTCAAGGCCTTGATCGAGCAGCGCCCGGACATCGTGCCCGACAATAAACGCATCGAAGAAGCGACCCTCTCTTCCAGCACCGCGGCGTACTCCCGGGGCCGGAGCCGTTTGTCGCTGGAGACCGTCATGTGGCTCTGCAATGCCGTCTGGCGGTCGCTGGTCGACAACGCTCCGCCCACCTTCGGCGGGCGACGCGTGTTCGCGCTGGACGGCACGACGATCTCGCTGGGACCGGAATGGGAACTGTACGACGTCTTCCCGCCCGCTTCCAATCAGTACGGAGAGTCGGCCTGGCCGATGGCCTATCTGGTCGTGGCTCATGAGGTCGAAAGTGGAGCGGCGTTGCCCCCGGAAATCGGTGCGATGTACGGCGACCAGGCGGTCTCGGAAACCAGCCTGATCCACGATCATTTACAACGCATCCCGGCCGATTCGGTGATTCTGGTCGACACAGCTTACGGCATTACGCGTGTCGCCTACGAGTTCCACACGGCCAATCAACGCTTCGTGGTGCGGATGAAGAAGGACCGCTTTCGCCGGCTGCAAAAGGACGCCGAGTTGATCGAACAAGGCGAGGACTGGAAAACGTATCGAGGACAATGGACGCCCAGTCGCCGCGAGCTGCGCGACAATCCTCAATTGCCGGAGGACTTCTCGCTGCCGATTCGGCTGCACGTGTTCGAAAGCGTCCACGGCGAAACAATCTATCTGGCGACCGACCTGACCGACGAATTGGACGTCATCGCCGATTTGTATAGTCAGCGGTGGCGTGTGGAAACAGATCTCTCACAGATCAAGGTGACGCTCGACATCGAGAACATCCTCGCCAAGAGTCCTGAGATGTTCCGCAAAGAACTGATGGCGTCGATCGTGGCCTATAACCTGACGATCCAGTTCCGCAAACAGGCGGCGGAACAGGCCAACGTACCGCCGCGGCGGCTCAGCTTCACCGGCGTGTGGGACGTGTTCCGCATCTTCCTGCTCCAAAAAACATTCCCCGACGCCGGCGCCTGGCGCACGGCTTACGCACGAGCGCTCAAGTACGCAGCGCGAGAGAAATTGCCGAACCGCCCCGGCCGGAGCTACTCCCGCGAAAGCTACAAACGCCGCTCCAAATCCTCGCATTTTAAAAAAAGATCTCCACCCTGGAACCAACCCGAAAACGAGCCAAAGTGA
- the ycaC gene encoding isochorismate family cysteine hydrolase YcaC, with product MMAPKYKRLSKEDAVLLLVDHQAGLISLVQDFSPDEFKNNVLALADIGKFFQLPTILTTSFDAGPNGPIVPEMLERFPDAPFIRRPGQINAWDNEEFVQAVRDTGRKQLLIAGVVTDVCVAFPALSAIEEGYDVFVVTDASGTFNKTVQQAAWQRMSSAGVQLMNWFSVACELHRDWRNDMEGLGALLSNHLPNYRNLMTSYTTLQEAKKG from the coding sequence ATGATGGCCCCGAAATACAAGCGATTGTCCAAAGAGGATGCGGTGCTGCTGCTGGTCGATCACCAGGCAGGGCTGATCTCGCTGGTGCAGGATTTCTCGCCGGATGAGTTCAAAAACAATGTGCTGGCCCTGGCGGATATTGGGAAGTTTTTCCAGCTGCCGACCATTCTTACGACCAGCTTCGATGCGGGCCCTAATGGTCCCATCGTGCCGGAAATGCTGGAGCGGTTTCCCGACGCCCCCTTTATCCGGCGTCCCGGGCAGATCAACGCCTGGGATAACGAAGAGTTCGTCCAGGCCGTCAGGGACACCGGCCGCAAGCAGCTGCTGATTGCCGGCGTAGTGACCGATGTCTGCGTGGCCTTCCCGGCGTTATCGGCGATTGAAGAAGGGTACGACGTGTTCGTGGTGACCGACGCTTCGGGTACGTTCAACAAAACGGTCCAGCAGGCGGCCTGGCAGCGGATGTCGTCCGCCGGCGTGCAGCTGATGAACTGGTTTTCCGTCGCTTGCGAACTCCATCGCGACTGGCGGAACGACATGGAAGGACTGGGAGCCCTGCTGTCGAACCATCTGCCCAACTACCGCAACCTGATGACCAGTTACACCACGCTGCAGGAAGCCAAAAAAGGTTAG
- a CDS encoding MarR family winged helix-turn-helix transcriptional regulator, with product MAKASPPSNLATELGKRKPFSSLRQETYLNLVRTHEHLASQFARFFRQHALSDAQYNALRILRGEAQPMQLCQIAERMVSTQTDISRLVHRLHTGGWVHRRLCQEDRRVVWVSLTQKAQDQLQQMDRPLERLHEAQFAELTDRELATLNRLLFKARKPEA from the coding sequence ATGGCGAAAGCATCACCTCCATCAAATCTGGCGACGGAACTCGGGAAACGCAAGCCGTTCTCCAGCCTGCGGCAGGAAACCTACCTGAATCTGGTGCGCACGCACGAGCATTTAGCGAGCCAGTTCGCCCGGTTCTTCAGGCAGCATGCTTTGTCCGACGCCCAGTACAACGCCCTGCGCATTCTCCGCGGCGAAGCGCAGCCGATGCAGTTATGCCAGATTGCGGAACGGATGGTTTCTACGCAGACCGATATCTCCCGGCTGGTCCATCGATTGCATACGGGCGGCTGGGTTCATCGCCGGTTGTGCCAGGAGGACCGCCGCGTCGTCTGGGTCAGTTTGACCCAGAAAGCGCAGGATCAGCTGCAGCAAATGGATCGTCCGCTGGAGCGACTCCATGAAGCCCAGTTTGCCGAGCTCACCGACCGCGAACTGGCGACTTTGAACCGTCTGCTCTTCAAGGCCAGAAAACCAGAAGCCTGA